In Raphanus sativus cultivar WK10039 chromosome 5, ASM80110v3, whole genome shotgun sequence, the following proteins share a genomic window:
- the LOC108863453 gene encoding casein kinase 1-like protein 13 isoform X2, with protein sequence MDRVVGGKFKLGRKLGSGSFGEIFLGVNVQTGDEVAVKLEPLRSRHPQLQYESKLYMLLQGGTGIPHLKWFGVESEYNCMVIDLLGPSLEEFFNYCSRSFSLKTVLMLADQMLNRVEYMHVRGFLHRDIKPDNFLMGLGRKANQVYIIDYGLAKKYRDLQTHKHIPYRENKNLTGTARYASVNTHLGIEQSRRDDLESLGYMLMYFLRGSLPWQGLRAGTKKQKYDKISEKKRLTPVDVLCRNFPPEFTSYFLYVRSLRFEDKPDYSYLKKLFRDLFIRQGYQFDYVFDWTILRYQHGSSSTSNATPRPNLRPALNIPIPSAEKPEKPSTGQDRFSGVFEAYNRRTGSGTGLQADRFSRPRTSENVLTSRDTLNKERPITISRNQSFSRKAVAGSSVRATSSADFAENGSSRVVLNNGRPSTTQRTQFPPSSSSLATKAAPSRLPPDVTLEFLTIGNGKRK encoded by the exons atggatCGAGTGGTAGGTGGCAAGTTCAAGCTTGGTCGGAAGCTTGGAAGTGGATCCTTTGGTGAAATTTTTCTAG GAGTGAATGTGCAGACGGGAGATGAAGTTGCTGTTAAACTA GAACCTCTTCGATCTAGGCATCCTCAGCTTCAATACGAGTCTAAGCTTTATATGCTTCTCCAAGGAGgaa CTGGTATTCCTCACCTTAAATGGTTTGGAGTTGAGAGTGAATACAATTGTATGGTGATCGACCTTCTTGGTCCTAGTCTGGAGGAATTTTTCAACTATTGCAGTCGATCTTTCTCTCTCAAAACAGTTCTCATGCTCGCTGATCAGATG TTAAACAGAGTCGAGTATATGCATGTAAGAGGGTTTCTCCATCGTGATATTAAGCCAGATAACTTTCTGATGGGTCTTGGCCGCAAAGCAAACCAG GTCTACATCATTGACTATGGACTGGCGAAGAAGTATAGAGATCTTCAAACTCATAAGCATATTCCTTACAG AGAAAACAAGAATCTTACAGGAACAGCTCGATATGCAAGTGTTAACACCCATCTTGGAATTG AGCAAAGTAGGAGGGATGATCTGGAATCTCTGGGTTATATGCTTATGTACTTTCTCCGAGGAAG CCTTCCATGGCAGGGACTTCGTGCAGgaaccaaaaaacaaaagtatgACAAGATCAGCGAAAAGAAAAGACTTACGCCAGTGGATGTCCTCTGTAGAAACTTTCCACCTGAGTTCACATCCTATTTCCTCTACGTGCGTTCATTGCGGTTCGAAGACAAACCAGACTATTCTTACTTAAAGAAGCTTTTCAGAGACCTATTCATCCGACAAGGTTATCAGTTTGACTATGTGTTCGATTGGACAATACTGAGGTATCAGCACGGCTCCAGTTCCACTTCCAATGCTACACCAAGA CCAAACCTAAGACCAGCTCTGAATATTCCAATACCATCTGCCGAGAAACCAGAAAAGCCTTCAA CTGGGCAAGACAGATTCTCAGGTGTTTTCGAGGCATATAACAGAAGAACTGGCTCTGGGACTGGCCTCCAAGCTGATCGGTTTAGCAGACCAAGAACTTCAGAGAACGTTCTTACATCTAGAGACACG CTTAACAAGGAGAGACCAATCACTATATCCAGGAACCAGAGTTTTTCAAGAAAAGCAGTTGCTGGGTCTAGTGTTCGAGCCACTTCCTCAGCTGATTTCGCAGAGAACGGGTCGAGCAGAGTCGTCCTAAACAATGGCCGGCCCTCTACAACTCAGAGGACACAGTTCCCTCCTTCGTCCTCCTCTTTAGCTACAAA
- the LOC108863453 gene encoding casein kinase 1-like protein 13 isoform X1, translating to MDRVVGGKFKLGRKLGSGSFGEIFLGIDSFFILCSCLSLLSSKFFICLLGSGVNVQTGDEVAVKLEPLRSRHPQLQYESKLYMLLQGGTGIPHLKWFGVESEYNCMVIDLLGPSLEEFFNYCSRSFSLKTVLMLADQMLNRVEYMHVRGFLHRDIKPDNFLMGLGRKANQVYIIDYGLAKKYRDLQTHKHIPYRENKNLTGTARYASVNTHLGIEQSRRDDLESLGYMLMYFLRGSLPWQGLRAGTKKQKYDKISEKKRLTPVDVLCRNFPPEFTSYFLYVRSLRFEDKPDYSYLKKLFRDLFIRQGYQFDYVFDWTILRYQHGSSSTSNATPRPNLRPALNIPIPSAEKPEKPSTGQDRFSGVFEAYNRRTGSGTGLQADRFSRPRTSENVLTSRDTLNKERPITISRNQSFSRKAVAGSSVRATSSADFAENGSSRVVLNNGRPSTTQRTQFPPSSSSLATKAAPSRLPPDVTLEFLTIGNGKRK from the exons atggatCGAGTGGTAGGTGGCAAGTTCAAGCTTGGTCGGAAGCTTGGAAGTGGATCCTTTGGTGAAATTTTTCTAGGTATTgattccttttttattttatgttcttGTTTGTCTTTACTttcttctaaattttttatatgcCTTTTGGGTTCAGGAGTGAATGTGCAGACGGGAGATGAAGTTGCTGTTAAACTA GAACCTCTTCGATCTAGGCATCCTCAGCTTCAATACGAGTCTAAGCTTTATATGCTTCTCCAAGGAGgaa CTGGTATTCCTCACCTTAAATGGTTTGGAGTTGAGAGTGAATACAATTGTATGGTGATCGACCTTCTTGGTCCTAGTCTGGAGGAATTTTTCAACTATTGCAGTCGATCTTTCTCTCTCAAAACAGTTCTCATGCTCGCTGATCAGATG TTAAACAGAGTCGAGTATATGCATGTAAGAGGGTTTCTCCATCGTGATATTAAGCCAGATAACTTTCTGATGGGTCTTGGCCGCAAAGCAAACCAG GTCTACATCATTGACTATGGACTGGCGAAGAAGTATAGAGATCTTCAAACTCATAAGCATATTCCTTACAG AGAAAACAAGAATCTTACAGGAACAGCTCGATATGCAAGTGTTAACACCCATCTTGGAATTG AGCAAAGTAGGAGGGATGATCTGGAATCTCTGGGTTATATGCTTATGTACTTTCTCCGAGGAAG CCTTCCATGGCAGGGACTTCGTGCAGgaaccaaaaaacaaaagtatgACAAGATCAGCGAAAAGAAAAGACTTACGCCAGTGGATGTCCTCTGTAGAAACTTTCCACCTGAGTTCACATCCTATTTCCTCTACGTGCGTTCATTGCGGTTCGAAGACAAACCAGACTATTCTTACTTAAAGAAGCTTTTCAGAGACCTATTCATCCGACAAGGTTATCAGTTTGACTATGTGTTCGATTGGACAATACTGAGGTATCAGCACGGCTCCAGTTCCACTTCCAATGCTACACCAAGA CCAAACCTAAGACCAGCTCTGAATATTCCAATACCATCTGCCGAGAAACCAGAAAAGCCTTCAA CTGGGCAAGACAGATTCTCAGGTGTTTTCGAGGCATATAACAGAAGAACTGGCTCTGGGACTGGCCTCCAAGCTGATCGGTTTAGCAGACCAAGAACTTCAGAGAACGTTCTTACATCTAGAGACACG CTTAACAAGGAGAGACCAATCACTATATCCAGGAACCAGAGTTTTTCAAGAAAAGCAGTTGCTGGGTCTAGTGTTCGAGCCACTTCCTCAGCTGATTTCGCAGAGAACGGGTCGAGCAGAGTCGTCCTAAACAATGGCCGGCCCTCTACAACTCAGAGGACACAGTTCCCTCCTTCGTCCTCCTCTTTAGCTACAAA